In Alteromonas sp. RKMC-009, the genomic stretch ACCCGCTGAACTGGCGGGCTCAGCTCCGGTTCAGAATGAGCGGTGCGAGTTGCTGAGCCATAAACTGTGCAATCATTGGCTGGGCTTCTGCATTAGGATGAATCCCGTCGTTCTGCATCAAAGATTTATCCAGCGCTACCTGTTGCAAGAAAAACGGGATTAAATTTATGTCATTTTCTTCTGCCACCGCATCAAATGCATTGGCGAACATCTGTGTGTAGCGACGCCCGTAATTTGTAGGAATTTCCATATCCTGTATGAACACAGTGGCCCCCGACGCTTTTGCCAGCTTAACCATTTCGTTCAGGTTGGATTTCGTCTTTGTGACCGGATGACCTTGTAATCCGTCATTACCACCCAATTCTATAAGTACATGTGTTGGCTGATGTTGTTCCAGCAATCTGGGAAGTCTGGCAAGGCCACCGTCGGTGGTTTCTCCGCTTATCGCGGCGTTTATTACATCAATCTGATGCTGTTCGTCATTCCAGATATTTTGTAACAAACTAACCCAGCCTTCCTGTTGCTTTAAACCATAGCCTGCACTTAGGCTATCACCCAGGACTAACAGTTTGAAATGCGGTGATGTTTGCTGATTTTCTGACGCAGCGTGCAGATGATCTGAAACCACCAACAGCTGTAAAAATAAAAGAGCCCATGCAAAAGCAAAGCGGCGGTATCGTTGTAACAAAAACACGGCAGTGACAACTCCTATGATTAGCACCCGAAATATTACGAAAACAGTATCTACGAGTGAAGGTGAGCTTCAGATCCTTCAACCAATTTCATTCGAAGTCAAGGCAGGTGAGTCTGTTGCCATTGTCGGCGCGTCTGGTTCCGGCAAATCCACTTTACTGAGTCTGCTGGCAGGGCTGGATGAAGTGAGCAGCGGAGAAATTCATCTCGACGGCGCTCCCCTTCATACCATGAACGAAGAAGCGCGGGCACGGCTGAGAGGGGAAAAAGTCGGGTTTATTTTCCAGAGCTTTATGCTGGTGCAAAGTCTGACAGCCATCGAGAATGTCATGCTGCCTGCGGAGATTTCAGGGCTAAGTGACGCGAAAGGCCGCGCGAAGAAAATTCTGGAGCAGGTGGGATTGTCCCACAGAGCGCATCATTACCCTAATCAGTTGTCCGGCGGCGAGCAACAACGGGTTGCTATCGCAAGGGCGTTTATCGGTCAGCCAAAAATCCTCTTTGCCGATGAGCCTACAGGTAATCTTGATGCTGCCAACAGTGAAAAAATTGAGCAGCTTTTATTTCAGATGAACCGTGAGCTGGGCACGACACTGGTGCTGGTTACCCATGATAATGAGCTGGCACTTCGTTGCTCACGACAGTTGACGATGCAGGCGGGGGAACTGACCGAAACTACGGTGTCATCCGGTCCTGTCGCTGAGGAAGCCTGATATGGGGATGGCATTTAATTTAGCGTGGCGTTTGTTTAAGCATGAGGCCCGGCGGGGTGAACTTACCATTATCCTGCTCGCTATTGTGTTATCAGTGGCTTCGGTGTTGTCACTGTCGTTGTTCAGTGAGCGCCTTCAGGGCGCACTGACCGAGCGCTCCGCCAGCTTTATGGCTGCAGACAGTCAGTTACGCGCCTCTCAACCGGTGGATCCTGCCTGGATTGCACAGGCGCAAACGGACGGGCTGGGCACGGCTACACAGGTCGCCACCCGTTCTATGGCATTCGGTGAAGAGCAGATGTCACTTGTGGATTTGCGTGCTGTAGACGGACATTATCCGTTAAAGGGTGAAATTCTGGTGACGGACTCGCCGTTCGGAGAGGCGAAGCCGGCTACAGGTTTGCCTCAACCCGGCGAAGCGTGGATAGATTCGCGATTATTTCAACTGCTGGATGTTGAGCCCGGCGGTACCGTTTATGTGGGCGATGCCGCATTTACAGTGACGAATGTGCTGTCCGAAATTCCTGATGCCGGTTTCAGCATTTTTTCAACTGACCCCATCGTATTAATCCGTGAAGCCGATTTAGCGGCTGCAAATATCACCGGCCCCGGCAGCCGGGTGACGTACAAAGCTTATTTTACCGGTGATACGTCACAACTTGACACGTTCTATGAGTGGCTGCGTCCGCAGCTTGATGATGAAATTCACCGCTGGCAGTCTGTTGAAGATGATGAATCCCCGGTCGGCCGCTCGGTGAAGCGCGCCGAACGTTATTTCCTGCTCGCCAGTCTGCTTGCCATCATTCTGGCTGCGGTGTCGATTGCCGTTGCCGCCCAGCGATACAGTCAGCGTCATTTTGACCCTGTAGCCA encodes the following:
- a CDS encoding arylesterase codes for the protein MLQRYRRFAFAWALLFLQLLVVSDHLHAASENQQTSPHFKLLVLGDSLSAGYGLKQQEGWVSLLQNIWNDEQHQIDVINAAISGETTDGGLARLPRLLEQHQPTHVLIELGGNDGLQGHPVTKTKSNLNEMVKLAKASGATVFIQDMEIPTNYGRRYTQMFANAFDAVAEENDINLIPFFLQQVALDKSLMQNDGIHPNAEAQPMIAQFMAQQLAPLILNRS
- a CDS encoding ABC transporter ATP-binding protein; protein product: MISTRNITKTVSTSEGELQILQPISFEVKAGESVAIVGASGSGKSTLLSLLAGLDEVSSGEIHLDGAPLHTMNEEARARLRGEKVGFIFQSFMLVQSLTAIENVMLPAEISGLSDAKGRAKKILEQVGLSHRAHHYPNQLSGGEQQRVAIARAFIGQPKILFADEPTGNLDAANSEKIEQLLFQMNRELGTTLVLVTHDNELALRCSRQLTMQAGELTETTVSSGPVAEEA